The Arachis duranensis cultivar V14167 unplaced genomic scaffold, aradu.V14167.gnm2.J7QH unplaced_Scaffold_40180, whole genome shotgun sequence genome includes a window with the following:
- the LOC127744490 gene encoding LOW QUALITY PROTEIN: ribosomal protein S4, mitochondrial-like (The sequence of the model RefSeq protein was modified relative to this genomic sequence to represent the inferred CDS: inserted 2 bases in 1 codon), with the protein MWRIRLIQRXDMPALRFKTCRLLSGNVRKRELTIIQRRILRRLRNKKRSIKRKIYPRENLNSYIQSQTTRKLPLIHGDLPITEMHRGTERTSYIPFLLNPETRSDVIPVRLHFRETIPQARQPISHRRVCVNNRMGSITRLKVSHGDLISFQENDAKIRGEEIRRSFYIEISVEKIIGKFLGHRVRMWRRTKTEWFRLLKTKRGCRLLLKSRFLQQQLRYSMQEEYLERTKKFGSEKVCLGSSFAEHNRMKRNFYHFKSLFLSKRRNEKKRYLPTRTRRKIVYNSSLYSNSTYWSAPPHKFTRKRRIKRIELPTHYSEVNHRTPKAVVFYGPNIGHIPHDIRLKDPNLPLRSGNGRGQNI; encoded by the exons ATGTGGCGAATCAGACTGATTCAACG AGATATGCCTGCATTAAGATTTAAAACTTGTCGTCTACTTTCAGGAAATGTTCGGAAGAGAGAACTTACAATAATACAACGCCGCATTCTCCGAAGATTGAGGAACAAGAAGAGATCTATTAAGAGAAAGATTTATCCAAGAGAAAATCTTAACAGTTACATCCAATCACAAACTACACGAAAGTTGCCCCTTATTCATGGGGATTTACCCATCACAGAGATGCACAGAGGAACAGAACGAACTTCATATATCCCTTTTCTACTCAATCCAGAAACAAGATCGGACGTTATTCCGGTTCGTCTCCATTTTCGTGAAACTATTCCTCAAGCAAGGCAGCCGATAAGTCATCGAAGGGTTTGTGTGAATAATCGAATGGGAAGCATTACTCGTTTGAAAGTTTCCCACGGCGATCTAATATCTTTTCAAGAAAATGACGCGAAAATCCGCGGTGAAGAAATAAGGAGATCTTTCTATATCGAAATATCAGTAGAAAAAATTATAGGCAAATTCCTGGGTCACCGGGTAAGAATGTGGAGAAGAACCAAAACGGAATGGTTCCGCCTACTCAAAACTAAGCGGGGATGCCGCCTGCTACTAAAATCCCGGTTTTTGCAACAACAGTTGCGTTATTCTATGCAAGAAGAATACTTAGAAAGAACAAAGAAGTTTGGATCCGAAAAAGTATGCTTAGGAAGTTCTTTCGCTGAGCACAACAGAATGAAGAGGAATTTTTATCATTTCAAATCCCTATTCTTATCGAAGAGAAGAAACGAGAAAAAGCGATATCTTCCTACTCGAACAAGAAGGAAGATAGTTTACAACTCTTCTTTATATAGTAATTCGACCTATTGGTCCGCACCCCCCCATAAGTTTACTAGGAAGAGAAGAATAAAAAGGATCGAACTACCTACTCATTATTCGGAGGTGAATCATAGAACACCAAAAGCGGTGGTATTTTATGGACCTAACATAGGTCACATCCCTCACGACATAAGATTGAAAGATCCAAACCTTCCTCTTCGGAGCGGAAACGGACGTGGCCAAAACATATAA